The Triticum aestivum cultivar Chinese Spring chromosome 3A, IWGSC CS RefSeq v2.1, whole genome shotgun sequence genome includes a region encoding these proteins:
- the LOC123062000 gene encoding serine/threonine protein kinase OSK1, whose protein sequence is METGGKDGNPLKNYRIGKTLGIGSFGKVKIAEHIKTGHKVAVKILNRRKIKNMEMEEKVKREIKILRLFMHPHIIRLYEVIEAPADIYVVMEYVKSGELFDYIVEKGRLQEEEARRFFQQIISGVQYCHRNMVVHRDLKPENLLLDNNCDVKIADFGLSNVMRDGHFLKTSCGSPNYAAPEVISGKLYAGPEVDVWSCGVILYALLCGTLPFDDENIPNLFKKIKGGIYTLPSHLSGPARDLIPRMLVVDPMKRITIREIREHPWFEAQLPRYLAVPPPDTAQQVKKIDEESLVKVISLGFDKNLLVESIHNRLQNEATVAYYLFLDNKSRTTTGYLGAGYQEAMESSFSPITPSETQSPAHGNRQQPYMESPVGLRPHFPADRKWALGLQSRAHPREVMTEVLKALQELNVYWKKIGHYNMKCRWSPPGFPGQENMNHTNYNFSAEPIETDDLGDKLNLIKFELQLYKTRDEKYLLDLQRASGPHLLFLDLCAAFLAQLRVL, encoded by the exons ATGGAGACAGGCGGCAAAGATGGCAACCCTTTGAAGAATTACCGTATTGGGAAGACCCTGGGGATTGGTTCGTTCGGGAAGGTCAAGATTGCCGAGCATATAAAAACTGGTCACAAGGTGGCCGTCAAGATCCTTAACCGCCGGAAAATCAAAAACATGGAGATGGAAGAGAAAG TGAAAAGAGAGATCAAGATATTAAGATTATTCATGCACCCACATATCATCCGCCTTTATGAAGTGATAGAGGCACCAGCTGATATTTATGTGGTTATGGAGTATGTTAAGTCTGGTGAATTGTTTGATTACATTGTTGAGAAAGGTAGGCTACAGGAGGAAGAGGCCCGCCGTTTCTTTCAACAG ATCATATCTGGTGTTCAATATTGCCACAGGAACATGGTGGTGCACCGCGATCTAAAGCCGGAGAACCTTCTTTTGGACAATAATTGTGATGTTAAGATTGCGGATTTTGGCTTAAGTAATGTTATGCGTGACGGCCACTTTCTTAAGACAAGTTGTGGTAGCCCAAATTATGCAGCTCCAGAG GTTATATCTGGAAAACTGTACGCTGGGCCTGAAGTTGATGTATGGAGCTGCGGTGTTATTCTTTATGCTCTTCTATGTGGTACTCTTCCATTTGATGATGAGAACATACCCAACCTTTTTAAGAAAATAAAG GGTGGAATATATACCCTTCCAAGCCATTTATCAGGCCCAGCAAGGGATTTGATTCCAAGGATGCTAGTTGTTGATCCTATGAAGAGGATAACCATTCGTGAAATACGCGAGCATCCATGGTTTGAAGCTCAACTCCCACGATATTTAGCCGTGCCTCCACCAGATACTGCACAACAAGTTAAAAAG ATTGATGAAGAATCTCTTGTTAAAGTTATCAGTCTGGGATTTGACAAAAACCTGCTGGTTGAATCAATTCATAATAGATTGCAAAATGAG GCAACAGTTGCATATTATTTATTTTTGGATAATAAGAGTCGCACAACAACTGGCTATCTTGGAGCTGGGTATCAAGAAGCTATG GAATCGTCTTTCTCACCCATTACTCCAAGTGAAACACAAAGTCCAGCTCATGGAAATCGGCAACAACCATATATGGAATCTCCAGTTGGCTTGAGACCACATTTTCCAGCTGATAGGAAATGGGCTCTTGGGCTTCAG TCTCGAGCACATCCAAGAGAAGTTATGACTGAAGTGCTGAAGGCTCTGCAAGAACTGAATGTATACTGGAAAAAAATTGGACACTATAACATGAAATGTAGATGGAGTCCTCCTGGCTTTCCCGGTCAGGAGAATATGAATCATACCAACTATAACTTCAGTGCAGAGCCTATTGAAACCGACGACCTGGGTGACAAGTTAAATTTAATTAAGTTCGAACTTCAG